The following are encoded in a window of Perca flavescens isolate YP-PL-M2 chromosome 24, PFLA_1.0, whole genome shotgun sequence genomic DNA:
- the LOC114550830 gene encoding inosine-uridine preferring nucleoside hydrolase isoform X1, giving the protein MSTLVKDHTFLTDKMKKLILDVDTGVDDAQAIMIALAAPNVEILAITCSHGNTPLDNVCKNTLRVLKVCNRLDIPVYRGCSGPLLGRTCHAGDFHGKDGLGDVPDPDAPGLELLQKKRAAEAIIKIVNQNPGEVSLVATAPLTNLAVAVQLNPSFPKKLKALYIMGGNTESRGNTTVCGEFNFVADPEAAYIVLDRYTCPTHIATWEFSCRSSLPWSFCDTWLAQDTDKARFMEKISLHTRKMVQTERYKKELVGGPGFNSCDTYALAAAIDDTLVTESEEVAVTVELEGTHARGMMVVDYMDLLKKKHKVFIMKKIDKEKFKQMMMKALK; this is encoded by the exons ATGAGCACTTTGGTAAAGGATCATACCTTTTTGACCG ACAAGATGAAGAAGTTGATCCTCGACGTGGACACAGGGGTGGATGATGCTCAGGCCATCATGATAGCCCTCGCAGCCCCCAACGTGGAGATCCTGGCAATCACTTGCAGTCATGGCAACACACCCCTGGACAACGTCTGCAAGAACACACTGCGTGTCCTCAAAGTCTGCAACAGGCTGGAT ATCCCAGTGTACCGCGGATGTTCAGGGCCACTGCTGGGTCGAACATGCCACGCTGGAGATTTCCACGGGAAGGATGGGCTGGGCGATGTCCCAGATCCAGATGCTCCAGGCCTGGAGCTGCTGCAGAAGAAACGAGCTGCAGAGGCCATCATCAAGATTGTCAACCAAAACCCTGGAGAG GTGAGTTTGGTTGCCACAGCGCCCCTCACTAACCTGGCCGTCGCAGTACAACTAAACCCTTCCTTCCCGAAGAAGCTGAAGGCGCTCTACATCATGGGAGGAAACACTGAAT ccaggGGTAACACCACAGTGTGTGGAGAGTTTAACTTTGTGGCTGACCCTGAAGCCGCCTACATTGTGTTGGACCGCTACACCTGTCCCACCCACATCGCCACCTGGGAGTTCAGCTGCAGGAGCAGCCTGCCGTGG TCTTTCTGCGACACTTGGCTGGCCCAAGACACAGACAAGGCTCGTTTCATGGAAAAGATTTCCCTCCACACCAGGAAG ATGGTCCAGACTGAGCGGTATAAAAAGGAGCTGGTAGGAGGACCTGGGTTCAACTCCTGTGACACCTACGCCTTGGCTGCAGCCATTGATGACACGCTGGTGACGGAGAGTGAAGAG GTTGCAGTGACGGTGGAGTTGGAGGGAACCCACGCCCGAGGCATGATGGTCGTAGACTACATGGACCTGCTGAAGAAGAAACACAAGGTCTTCATCATGAAGAAAATTGACAAGGAGAAGTTCAAACAAATGATGATGAAGGCACTGAAATAG
- the LOC114550830 gene encoding inosine-uridine preferring nucleoside hydrolase isoform X2, translating to MKKLILDVDTGVDDAQAIMIALAAPNVEILAITCSHGNTPLDNVCKNTLRVLKVCNRLDIPVYRGCSGPLLGRTCHAGDFHGKDGLGDVPDPDAPGLELLQKKRAAEAIIKIVNQNPGEVSLVATAPLTNLAVAVQLNPSFPKKLKALYIMGGNTESRGNTTVCGEFNFVADPEAAYIVLDRYTCPTHIATWEFSCRSSLPWSFCDTWLAQDTDKARFMEKISLHTRKMVQTERYKKELVGGPGFNSCDTYALAAAIDDTLVTESEEVAVTVELEGTHARGMMVVDYMDLLKKKHKVFIMKKIDKEKFKQMMMKALK from the exons ATGAAGAAGTTGATCCTCGACGTGGACACAGGGGTGGATGATGCTCAGGCCATCATGATAGCCCTCGCAGCCCCCAACGTGGAGATCCTGGCAATCACTTGCAGTCATGGCAACACACCCCTGGACAACGTCTGCAAGAACACACTGCGTGTCCTCAAAGTCTGCAACAGGCTGGAT ATCCCAGTGTACCGCGGATGTTCAGGGCCACTGCTGGGTCGAACATGCCACGCTGGAGATTTCCACGGGAAGGATGGGCTGGGCGATGTCCCAGATCCAGATGCTCCAGGCCTGGAGCTGCTGCAGAAGAAACGAGCTGCAGAGGCCATCATCAAGATTGTCAACCAAAACCCTGGAGAG GTGAGTTTGGTTGCCACAGCGCCCCTCACTAACCTGGCCGTCGCAGTACAACTAAACCCTTCCTTCCCGAAGAAGCTGAAGGCGCTCTACATCATGGGAGGAAACACTGAAT ccaggGGTAACACCACAGTGTGTGGAGAGTTTAACTTTGTGGCTGACCCTGAAGCCGCCTACATTGTGTTGGACCGCTACACCTGTCCCACCCACATCGCCACCTGGGAGTTCAGCTGCAGGAGCAGCCTGCCGTGG TCTTTCTGCGACACTTGGCTGGCCCAAGACACAGACAAGGCTCGTTTCATGGAAAAGATTTCCCTCCACACCAGGAAG ATGGTCCAGACTGAGCGGTATAAAAAGGAGCTGGTAGGAGGACCTGGGTTCAACTCCTGTGACACCTACGCCTTGGCTGCAGCCATTGATGACACGCTGGTGACGGAGAGTGAAGAG GTTGCAGTGACGGTGGAGTTGGAGGGAACCCACGCCCGAGGCATGATGGTCGTAGACTACATGGACCTGCTGAAGAAGAAACACAAGGTCTTCATCATGAAGAAAATTGACAAGGAGAAGTTCAAACAAATGATGATGAAGGCACTGAAATAG